Proteins encoded by one window of Filimonas effusa:
- a CDS encoding GNAT family N-acetyltransferase gives MTNIERTTSENKHFQILVAELDRDLAKRNGDANDFFMQYNSIDLLKNVVVVFIDGTPVGCGAMKVYDDSAMEIKRMFVSAEQRSKGIASAILCELEAWAKELGYKKCILETGNKMPEAIALYRKADYTVIPNYGQYASIESSICFEKSL, from the coding sequence ATGACAAATATCGAAAGAACTACTTCTGAGAATAAGCATTTTCAAATATTGGTAGCTGAATTGGATCGTGACCTTGCGAAGCGTAACGGTGATGCCAATGATTTCTTTATGCAATATAACTCCATAGATCTTTTGAAAAACGTGGTTGTTGTTTTCATAGATGGAACCCCTGTCGGCTGCGGCGCAATGAAAGTATATGATGACTCAGCAATGGAGATAAAACGCATGTTTGTTTCCGCAGAACAGCGAAGCAAAGGAATAGCTTCTGCCATACTGTGTGAACTGGAGGCATGGGCAAAAGAGCTGGGTTATAAAAAGTGTATTTTGGAAACTGGCAACAAGATGCCGGAAGCCATTGCGCTTTATAGAAAAGCAGATTATACCGTTATTCCCAATTACGGGCAATATGCATCAATAGAAAGCAGCATCTGCTTTGAAAAATCTTTATGA
- a CDS encoding RNA polymerase sigma factor — protein sequence MNDQPKHATQLSPGDDLYLRIAGGDEQAFRQAYHLFKSRLFFHARQFQLEWDEIKDVVADAFIALWNARAQLQSNEHLKNLLYFAVRNHALKLLESKSRRNAFLNTLQEPEQTSVDTDVSHRIIEAEMSHLLTEAISELGPDYRRIFELSYYEGKNPREIAAILDANPATVRSQKRRAIEMLRSWIQKRTFLLLLSISILNADWQLLKKILTFLARKG from the coding sequence TTGAACGACCAGCCAAAACACGCGACACAGTTGTCTCCGGGAGATGATCTTTATCTGCGCATCGCCGGGGGCGATGAACAGGCTTTCAGGCAGGCGTACCACCTGTTTAAATCCCGCCTTTTTTTTCACGCCCGGCAATTTCAGCTGGAATGGGATGAAATAAAGGACGTAGTGGCCGATGCTTTTATAGCGCTTTGGAATGCCCGAGCGCAGCTCCAGTCTAATGAACACCTGAAAAATCTCCTGTATTTCGCCGTTAGAAACCACGCACTGAAGCTGCTGGAGTCCAAAAGTCGCCGGAATGCCTTTCTTAATACCCTTCAGGAGCCGGAACAGACTTCAGTCGATACAGACGTCAGCCATAGAATAATTGAGGCCGAAATGAGCCATTTACTCACGGAGGCCATTTCTGAACTGGGCCCCGATTATCGCCGTATTTTCGAATTATCCTATTATGAAGGGAAAAATCCCCGCGAAATAGCCGCGATCCTTGATGCTAACCCGGCTACTGTGCGAAGCCAGAAACGCCGCGCCATAGAAATGTTACGGAGCTGGATCCAAAAAAGAACCTTCCTGCTCCTTCTTTCCATATCAATTTTAAACGCCGACTGGCAGCTGCTAAAAAAAATTCTGACTTTTTTGGCACGAAAAGGTTAG
- a CDS encoding NAD-dependent epimerase/dehydratase family protein, protein MSIQLGKILITGATGLVGARLVPRLQKMGWECVALVRKGKNVPSGITMMEGDLFDTPTLAQAVKGVSAIIHLAAVFRTQDTDLIWKSNLEGTHNLIMAAKEHNPGVRFIFASTNHVYNINNSHPGCEEDVVEPQHPYPASKVEAEKELRVSELNWSILRFPFVYGDADGHLESLQGHAIAGKMHPAMKISTIHHLDIATAMNVVLAGAMDRRIVNITDEATLSVYELIQIAGGKMEPSAEPLQNPWHLHADGSLARSLGFQPMIRTVYQAAQENLL, encoded by the coding sequence ATGAGCATTCAGTTGGGTAAAATATTGATAACGGGAGCGACCGGCCTTGTTGGAGCACGATTGGTACCACGTCTGCAGAAAATGGGTTGGGAATGTGTTGCATTGGTGCGAAAGGGGAAAAATGTTCCATCGGGCATAACAATGATGGAGGGAGATTTATTTGATACGCCTACGCTGGCGCAAGCAGTGAAAGGTGTATCGGCAATTATCCACCTTGCCGCTGTTTTTCGCACTCAAGACACAGATTTGATTTGGAAGAGTAATCTGGAAGGTACCCATAACCTTATTATGGCCGCAAAAGAACATAATCCCGGTGTCCGCTTTATTTTTGCAAGTACCAATCATGTATACAATATAAATAATTCGCACCCGGGCTGTGAAGAGGATGTCGTTGAGCCGCAACATCCATATCCTGCCAGTAAAGTGGAGGCTGAAAAAGAGCTACGCGTAAGTGAACTTAACTGGTCTATTCTAAGGTTTCCCTTTGTCTACGGCGATGCCGACGGACATCTGGAATCGTTACAGGGGCATGCTATAGCAGGAAAGATGCATCCTGCTATGAAAATAAGTACCATCCACCACCTTGATATTGCCACCGCAATGAATGTAGTTCTTGCAGGCGCCATGGATAGAAGAATCGTTAATATTACAGATGAAGCTACGCTTTCGGTGTATGAGCTGATCCAAATCGCTGGTGGAAAAATGGAGCCGTCAGCTGAACCTCTTCAAAACCCCTGGCATCTTCATGCAGATGGTTCGCTTGCCCGTAGCCTTGGCTTTCAACCGATGATCAGGACCGTTTATCAGGCTGCGCAGGAGAATTTATTGTAA
- a CDS encoding SusC/RagA family TonB-linked outer membrane protein produces MRLTILLVTVAFLNVSAKGISQKVSFAGKNTSLKTVFSEIEKQTGYVFLYPENTLKIARPVTIQATDKPLLEFLEELFAHQPLRYSIESKTISITTAPAVPVKKNIVPELQAYLPPPPVSGIVKDSAGKPLAGVTVSVVAPGRGTYAATTTDNKGHFEIVANKGEKLTFALIGYAPHTVSVGERTSFEVVMTATVSELSELLIQSVNTGYQRIRPEQSTGAVAQLSTKEYESRISTNFIDGLVNRMPGLMINNNISFTSTTPGSTSSNSRSLFNIRGISTMSANQSPLIVVDGYPTELTLDMLDPNEIKSVTILKDAAAATVYGVRASNGVIVIERKQAALGKPRFSFRATAGMTPEENYSRYRWASDASAIAVNFQKDIYASGINASTWGLLNTNSQGTTSRNPVYYIMAQEAAKVITPYQAQQAYASLLSYDNLNDYSRLFKRSALTQTYNFNVSGGTGNALYYITANYTRNRLSDIKNDNNKFLLSARSTLKLSQRLSLELTTDYQEHRVNNVPVPSPTSTLSYERFEDANGNPSFVSGSGLTPFYNDALVAMGLQNQLYYPLQEINEVSDKTRTINNRITANFNYNIGSGFDLSFGGIYETSRSDFRHLASAASFQTRNAINLYTTQNTDGTIKLNVPKGDLLQREASNTSSYTGRAQLNYNKRIGSLHSVNAILGAEIRNVINSSNLTSQFGYNDQTLLLQPVDYASIFTGVIKNPFGISTNALFSDYSNLFNEQYTEDRFLSGYANVVYSFKNTYSLTGSMRIDQSNLFGTNPKYKYKPLWSLGAAWNIHKESFMQDIDWINTLKLRVAYGFNGNVAKMSLPQVIAQSTLNYNTSPTSQALRLLSYANSSLRWEQTRSTNIGLDYRFSNNIYGTVDYYKKKSTDLLGNAQIDPTIGASPSLINQATIDNSGLELSLHADWITTSKFNWNTGFVLGRNTSKVLSVYRTGDYNPRTLNVLGYVKGYPVGAQFAFGYAGLDTAGYPLMVNDRGQYYRTNIASSTSPTAIASKSDTSGLTRYAGTSIPTINAGLSNRIDIGNFYIFCMINYYGGFKVRVPRPTPNTQRPLEGAGNYWKKRGDEATTDVMNLAGFYGNTMALDAYNYADAYVVNGDYITLGDLTVSYSLDNSKFIKKIGFSHFEIKCQASNLWTVGFNKYNYSMATGSYAKSYLTPTYTLAIFTNF; encoded by the coding sequence ATGAGACTAACGATACTACTCGTTACAGTGGCGTTTTTAAATGTAAGCGCAAAAGGCATTTCTCAGAAGGTTTCCTTTGCCGGGAAAAATACTTCTCTGAAGACTGTTTTTTCTGAAATAGAAAAGCAAACAGGCTATGTTTTTCTGTATCCGGAAAATACTTTGAAAATAGCACGGCCGGTAACTATCCAGGCAACGGATAAGCCTTTGCTGGAATTCCTGGAAGAGCTCTTTGCGCATCAGCCGCTTCGCTATTCTATAGAAAGCAAAACCATTAGTATTACTACTGCACCGGCGGTTCCGGTTAAAAAGAACATAGTGCCGGAGCTACAGGCATATCTGCCGCCACCGCCTGTTTCCGGAATCGTAAAAGACTCCGCAGGCAAGCCGCTGGCAGGCGTAACTGTTTCAGTGGTTGCACCCGGCAGAGGTACTTATGCCGCTACCACTACCGATAATAAAGGCCACTTTGAAATAGTGGCCAATAAAGGCGAGAAATTAACTTTCGCGCTCATCGGCTATGCACCGCATACGGTCTCTGTTGGCGAGAGAACATCGTTTGAAGTAGTGATGACTGCTACAGTATCCGAACTCTCCGAATTGCTCATTCAGTCTGTAAACACCGGTTATCAGCGCATACGGCCCGAGCAAAGCACCGGCGCCGTAGCACAGCTCAGCACAAAAGAATATGAATCCAGGATCAGTACTAACTTCATAGATGGCCTGGTGAACAGGATGCCGGGTTTAATGATCAACAATAATATCTCTTTTACCAGCACTACGCCCGGAAGTACCAGTTCCAACTCCAGGAGCCTGTTTAACATCCGTGGTATTTCAACCATGTCCGCAAATCAAAGCCCTTTGATTGTGGTAGATGGTTACCCTACAGAGCTAACGCTGGATATGCTCGATCCCAATGAGATCAAATCTGTAACCATCCTGAAAGATGCCGCCGCAGCCACGGTATACGGTGTGCGTGCTTCCAACGGGGTGATCGTGATAGAAAGAAAACAGGCTGCTTTAGGTAAGCCCAGGTTTTCATTCCGCGCTACTGCCGGTATGACACCCGAAGAAAACTATAGCCGCTACAGGTGGGCATCCGATGCTTCCGCTATCGCTGTAAACTTTCAGAAAGATATTTACGCTTCAGGCATCAACGCCAGTACCTGGGGCTTATTGAATACCAATAGCCAGGGTACTACATCCCGTAACCCTGTTTATTACATCATGGCCCAGGAAGCCGCCAAGGTTATTACACCATACCAGGCCCAGCAGGCATATGCCAGTTTGCTCAGTTATGATAACCTCAACGATTACAGCAGGCTGTTTAAGCGCTCGGCATTGACGCAGACTTATAATTTCAATGTCTCCGGCGGCACTGGTAATGCGTTATACTATATAACTGCCAACTATACCCGCAACCGCCTGTCGGATATCAAAAACGATAACAATAAGTTCTTGCTTTCCGCCCGCAGTACACTTAAATTGTCCCAGCGCCTTTCCCTGGAGCTGACGACCGATTACCAGGAACATCGTGTGAATAATGTTCCTGTGCCTTCTCCAACTTCTACGCTTTCTTATGAACGCTTCGAAGATGCAAACGGTAATCCTTCATTTGTATCGGGTTCAGGACTTACGCCTTTCTACAACGACGCGCTGGTTGCTATGGGTTTGCAGAATCAACTCTACTATCCATTACAGGAAATAAATGAGGTGAGCGATAAAACCCGTACCATTAATAACCGTATCACAGCTAATTTCAATTATAACATTGGCAGTGGTTTCGATTTGTCTTTCGGCGGCATTTATGAAACATCCCGCTCCGATTTCCGCCACCTGGCAAGTGCTGCGTCTTTTCAAACCAGGAATGCCATCAACCTGTATACTACGCAGAATACAGATGGTACAATTAAGCTTAATGTGCCCAAAGGCGATCTGCTGCAACGCGAAGCTTCCAATACCTCCAGTTATACAGGACGTGCTCAGCTGAACTATAATAAGAGAATAGGATCTCTGCATTCTGTTAACGCCATATTGGGTGCTGAAATAAGGAACGTTATAAACAGCAGTAACCTCACATCGCAGTTTGGTTACAATGATCAGACCTTGCTGCTGCAGCCGGTAGACTATGCCAGTATCTTTACAGGTGTTATTAAGAACCCGTTTGGCATCTCTACCAATGCGCTTTTTAGCGATTATTCCAACTTATTCAACGAGCAATATACCGAAGACCGGTTTTTGTCAGGCTACGCCAACGTTGTGTATTCTTTTAAAAATACATACTCGCTTACAGGAAGTATGCGTATAGACCAGTCAAACCTCTTTGGTACAAACCCTAAGTACAAATACAAGCCGCTTTGGTCACTGGGTGCTGCATGGAATATCCATAAAGAAAGCTTTATGCAGGATATCGACTGGATCAATACCCTTAAGCTGCGCGTTGCCTATGGCTTCAATGGAAACGTAGCTAAAATGTCGCTGCCGCAGGTGATAGCGCAGTCTACACTGAACTATAATACTTCACCAACTTCTCAGGCGCTCAGGTTGCTGTCTTATGCAAACAGTAGCCTGCGTTGGGAGCAAACAAGAAGTACAAATATTGGTCTTGACTATCGCTTTTCTAATAATATTTATGGTACTGTAGATTATTATAAAAAGAAAAGTACCGATCTGTTAGGTAATGCGCAGATCGATCCAACCATAGGAGCAAGCCCATCGTTGATAAACCAGGCAACCATCGATAACAGCGGCCTGGAGCTGAGCCTGCATGCCGATTGGATCACTACTTCTAAATTTAACTGGAACACTGGCTTCGTGCTTGGCCGTAACACCAGCAAAGTGTTATCGGTTTACCGTACAGGCGACTACAACCCCAGAACGCTTAATGTACTGGGATATGTAAAAGGATATCCTGTAGGTGCTCAGTTTGCTTTTGGCTATGCCGGACTGGATACAGCAGGTTATCCTTTGATGGTGAACGACAGGGGACAGTATTATCGTACAAATATCGCCAGCTCAACATCTCCTACTGCTATCGCGTCTAAAAGCGATACATCGGGCCTTACCAGGTATGCAGGTACTTCTATCCCTACCATCAATGCAGGGTTAAGCAACCGTATAGATATCGGGAACTTTTACATCTTCTGCATGATCAACTATTATGGCGGATTTAAAGTAAGGGTACCAAGGCCTACTCCAAACACACAAAGACCATTGGAGGGCGCAGGTAATTACTGGAAAAAACGTGGCGACGAAGCCACCACCGACGTAATGAACCTGGCAGGCTTCTACGGCAATACCATGGCGCTTGATGCATATAACTATGCCGATGCTTATGTTGTAAATGGAGACTATATAACACTTGGCGATCTCACCGTTTCCTATAGCCTTGATAACAGTAAGTTTATCAAAAAAATAGGCTTTAGTCATTTTGAGATAAAATGCCAGGCTTCTAATCTCTGGACAGTAGGGTTTAATAAATACAACTACAGTATGGCTACTGGCAGTTATGCCAAGTCGTACCTGACGCCTACTTACACCCTTGCCATTTTTACCAACTTCTAA
- a CDS encoding AraC family transcriptional regulator has translation MCSMISSHHHLNQNNLLPIRIVSPGFGHLSPEVTERGELVQHLPYYFFLFVIEGFSQCSVDMKQLNVEKHELLFLMPHQVRQLPTSSHASDYYKLGFDEECLSRLPKQYPFLLNPLNRQKIHFSPAAAVRVTIIFNILSSLLGSTDADPEIILAHLNSLLTEINTTYFGSERQLSDDRLDKFIGFKVFVEENLTDHPTIRSIAEELGVSTDSLYQIVKYYSGLSPKEFLTDRLMLEARRRMHYGQKSSVKELAFELGFSDPDYFSRLFKKNTGKTVAEFFQDLS, from the coding sequence ATGTGTAGTATGATTTCCTCCCATCATCATTTGAACCAAAACAATTTGCTGCCTATCCGGATTGTTTCACCGGGCTTTGGGCATCTTTCCCCGGAGGTTACTGAAAGAGGTGAACTGGTACAGCATTTACCTTATTACTTTTTTCTCTTTGTGATTGAGGGGTTCAGCCAGTGCAGCGTCGACATGAAGCAGCTTAATGTTGAGAAACATGAATTGTTGTTCCTGATGCCACACCAGGTCAGACAGTTGCCAACTTCATCACATGCGAGTGATTATTATAAATTAGGCTTTGATGAAGAATGTCTCTCGAGGCTGCCTAAGCAATATCCGTTTCTTCTGAATCCGCTTAATAGGCAGAAAATACATTTTTCTCCTGCTGCTGCTGTCCGTGTAACTATTATTTTTAATATACTCTCGTCTTTATTAGGCTCCACTGATGCTGATCCTGAAATTATTCTGGCTCATTTAAATAGTTTGCTGACGGAGATTAACACTACTTATTTCGGATCAGAAAGACAGTTGTCCGATGACAGACTTGATAAATTTATCGGGTTCAAAGTTTTTGTAGAGGAAAATCTGACAGATCATCCAACAATCAGGAGTATTGCAGAGGAGCTTGGAGTGAGTACTGATAGTTTATACCAAATTGTTAAATACTATTCCGGTCTGTCGCCCAAGGAATTTTTGACAGATCGTTTGATGCTGGAGGCCAGACGCCGGATGCACTATGGGCAAAAGTCTTCTGTTAAAGAACTGGCTTTTGAATTAGGATTTAGCGATCCAGACTATTTCTCCCGTTTGTTTAAAAAAAATACTGGTAAAACAGTAGCTGAATTTTTTCAGGATTTGTCCTGA
- a CDS encoding FecR family protein yields MSYSETEIAQLLLKQLSGEITPQEALMLQEWLGLSPANEQLYHKLLQRSRWPSRLLEFEEAARQAEDAKAPELYAKKEKSASGGRLRPLWSLPRRYAAVLFLLLGAAGVIFITLYKKVPDAQLVVSKPQLAPAAQKATLTLADGTIIELDDNPDGTIARQGNASVIKTSDGSIRYEPNGASTGKVMMNTMSTPKGGQYHLTLPDGTKVWLNAASSVTYPAANIAGVRNIKVTGEVYLEVAHDKTRPFIVDVAGEEQVEVLGTQFNVNAYKDYDAIKTTLVDGKVKIINKLKASDAVMLAPGQQSVQGTGRGATQALSVVNADLQQVLAWKNGVFDFNGASFQTVMKEVERWYDIEVKYEGAIPVIRFEGKMDREVKLPGLIRFLNGYGIHATLEGKTLIIENK; encoded by the coding sequence ATGTCATATTCCGAAACCGAAATAGCGCAACTGCTTTTGAAACAGCTGAGTGGTGAAATAACACCACAGGAAGCCCTTATGCTGCAGGAATGGCTTGGGCTATCACCAGCTAATGAGCAGTTATATCATAAGCTGCTGCAGCGCTCCCGGTGGCCTTCGCGGCTGCTGGAATTTGAAGAAGCAGCCAGGCAGGCTGAAGATGCGAAAGCGCCTGAGCTCTATGCGAAAAAAGAGAAAAGCGCTTCTGGCGGCAGGTTGCGCCCCTTGTGGAGCCTCCCCCGGCGGTATGCTGCGGTATTATTTCTTTTATTGGGAGCAGCCGGTGTAATATTCATAACGCTGTATAAAAAGGTGCCGGATGCGCAGTTGGTTGTATCAAAACCGCAATTGGCGCCTGCGGCTCAGAAGGCCACGCTTACGCTTGCAGATGGTACAATAATAGAGCTCGACGATAACCCCGATGGAACCATTGCCCGGCAGGGGAATGCTTCTGTAATAAAAACAAGTGACGGCAGTATCCGCTACGAACCCAATGGCGCTTCAACAGGGAAGGTGATGATGAATACAATGAGCACCCCAAAGGGAGGGCAATATCACCTCACACTTCCTGATGGTACAAAGGTTTGGCTGAATGCAGCGAGCTCTGTTACCTATCCCGCTGCCAATATCGCCGGTGTTCGTAACATCAAAGTAACCGGCGAGGTATATCTCGAGGTGGCACACGATAAAACAAGGCCGTTTATTGTTGATGTTGCAGGAGAAGAACAGGTAGAAGTGCTGGGCACGCAGTTTAATGTTAATGCTTATAAGGATTATGACGCTATTAAAACCACCCTCGTGGATGGGAAGGTGAAAATTATCAATAAGCTGAAAGCCTCCGATGCTGTGATGCTGGCACCCGGACAGCAATCTGTTCAGGGAACGGGCAGGGGAGCAACACAGGCGCTCAGTGTTGTAAATGCCGATTTGCAGCAGGTACTGGCCTGGAAAAATGGTGTTTTCGATTTTAACGGCGCCAGCTTTCAAACGGTTATGAAAGAAGTGGAAAGATGGTACGATATAGAGGTAAAATACGAAGGTGCAATACCGGTTATCAGGTTTGAAGGTAAAATGGATAGAGAAGTGAAATTACCTGGTCTTATAAGATTCCTGAATGGCTACGGCATTCATGCCACGCTCGAAGGCAAAACACTTATTATAGAAAATAAATAA
- a CDS encoding TlpA family protein disulfide reductase, whose translation MDSLLNFYSATFPAEFKNSYEGRQALTILRDRKIREEQGTAPEFTAKDFSGKQVKSSDFKNKYILINFGASYCAPCIQEFPALTNMIKNLPQNEVVVIYVNRNKSYEAFTKVKEKYNLVGLHLKSNDTLDRKYKAEAIPQLYLIDKNRKIWYDRSALNDYELSKLQNILQQTFNLSGQVMK comes from the coding sequence GTGGATAGTCTCCTGAATTTTTATTCTGCCACATTTCCGGCTGAGTTCAAAAATAGTTACGAAGGACGGCAAGCACTAACAATTTTGAGAGACCGAAAGATACGGGAAGAGCAAGGTACTGCTCCGGAATTTACCGCAAAAGATTTTTCGGGGAAGCAGGTTAAGTCAAGTGATTTCAAAAACAAATACATCCTGATTAACTTTGGGGCATCTTATTGCGCTCCTTGTATTCAGGAGTTTCCAGCACTTACAAATATGATAAAGAATTTACCGCAAAATGAGGTTGTGGTTATCTATGTTAACAGAAATAAAAGTTATGAAGCGTTTACCAAAGTAAAAGAGAAATACAATTTAGTTGGCTTGCATCTCAAGTCTAATGATACCTTGGATAGAAAATATAAAGCAGAAGCAATTCCTCAACTTTACCTTATTGATAAGAATAGGAAAATATGGTACGACCGAAGCGCTCTAAACGACTATGAATTATCTAAACTGCAAAACATCTTACAGCAAACTTTCAATTTGTCGGGTCAAGTTATGAAGTAA